One Pleurocapsa sp. PCC 7327 DNA segment encodes these proteins:
- a CDS encoding glycosyltransferase family 39 protein, with amino-acid sequence MAKIPKYFSVELLLLVAIAIAVLIRIINLGSREFWYDEVLSLLLSTGQKGLYKHPDDTPVVLTQYLGALNLPSEKGLGDILATGEKLLKGLVKEPHPPLFFIGQHLWLRLFGNSETAMRSLVAIFSIGAIGSAYGLGRCLLGYRGGLLLAALLGLNPYYLFHSLNVRMYGSLVFWVILTTWALFELIHLNNQNRSPQTESKILKSKWFWSVILIGAIAAGLMTFYYFACLLIVLAALMLLLDRRQWRQYALCFGGGVIINVPWTLWGTRQQLRNADLERFETASGWLETTLQHLQDFARTLGTHLILGDWVSILPPTLATIAGIGAIAILLACSLDLWQRQQRQILGIALMLGIVPLLLMLGMDVATGKFTLGFGWGRSVIFILPGCLFLLTVWIERAAGKWRKIAAIALLLLYLSISASDFSIRNRWMFHQIADIIEQNQKATTLIVMNSTAWGHVLRLAYYLPPTSSVMLLARPSDELAPVLQKTLVPDRDRYQRILWLDSARPVWGESSTTEEKNQLRQVLDGQFQLKKTQQLFGTRELDHFNLSLYERNPR; translated from the coding sequence ATGGCTAAAATTCCAAAATACTTTTCTGTGGAGTTACTCTTATTAGTTGCGATCGCCATTGCCGTTCTCATCAGAATTATTAATCTAGGAAGCCGCGAATTCTGGTATGACGAAGTTTTATCCTTGCTTCTTTCTACAGGACAAAAAGGTTTATACAAACATCCCGACGATACGCCAGTCGTCCTAACTCAATACCTTGGGGCACTGAATCTGCCATCCGAAAAAGGACTCGGCGACATTTTAGCAACAGGAGAAAAACTGCTCAAGGGTTTAGTGAAAGAACCCCATCCACCTTTATTTTTTATCGGACAACATCTGTGGCTGCGATTATTTGGCAATTCAGAAACAGCCATGCGAAGTCTAGTCGCCATCTTTAGCATTGGGGCAATCGGTAGCGCCTATGGTTTGGGTCGCTGTCTGTTGGGATATCGCGGGGGGCTTCTCTTGGCGGCACTTTTGGGATTAAATCCTTATTATCTATTCCATTCCTTGAACGTGCGGATGTATGGTTCGCTCGTTTTTTGGGTAATTTTAACGACGTGGGCATTATTTGAATTAATTCACCTCAATAACCAAAATCGATCCCCGCAAACAGAATCAAAAATCTTGAAGTCCAAATGGTTCTGGAGTGTAATTCTAATCGGCGCGATCGCGGCTGGCTTAATGACTTTTTATTACTTTGCTTGCCTGTTAATCGTGCTAGCTGCCTTAATGCTGTTGTTAGACAGACGGCAATGGCGGCAATACGCATTATGTTTTGGAGGGGGTGTTATCATCAACGTTCCTTGGACTCTGTGGGGAACGCGACAGCAGTTACGCAATGCAGATTTAGAAAGATTTGAGACAGCTAGCGGCTGGCTAGAAACGACCCTGCAACACCTACAGGATTTTGCTAGAACTCTGGGAACTCACCTAATTTTAGGAGATTGGGTGAGTATTTTACCTCCTACCCTAGCCACGATCGCGGGGATAGGCGCGATCGCAATCTTGCTTGCCTGTAGCCTAGATCTTTGGCAGCGCCAGCAGCGTCAAATTTTAGGAATTGCTTTGATGCTAGGCATCGTTCCTCTGTTGTTAATGCTGGGGATGGACGTAGCGACGGGAAAGTTTACCCTTGGCTTTGGTTGGGGGCGATCGGTTATTTTTATTCTTCCCGGTTGTTTATTCTTATTGACAGTTTGGATCGAACGAGCAGCCGGAAAATGGCGAAAAATAGCCGCGATCGCATTGCTGCTATTGTATTTGAGTATTAGTGCCAGCGACTTTAGTATCAGAAATCGCTGGATGTTTCACCAAATAGCAGACATAATTGAACAGAACCAAAAAGCGACAACTTTAATTGTCATGAATTCTACTGCCTGGGGTCACGTGTTGCGCCTAGCCTATTACCTGCCACCTACTTCTTCAGTAATGCTGCTCGCTCGACCATCCGACGAACTTGCCCCAGTGCTTCAAAAAACCCTTGTCCCCGATCGCGATCGCTATCAACGGATTCTTTGGTTAGACAGCGCTAGACCCGTTTGGGGAGAATCGAGTACCACAGAAGAAAAAAACCAACTTCGACAAGTCTTAGATGGTCAATTTCAGCTCAAAAAAACTCAACAGCTTTTTGGAACTAGGGAGCTAGATCATTTTAATCTCAGTCTCTATGAACGAAATCCTCGCTAA
- a CDS encoding trans-aconitate 2-methyltransferase, with protein MSDRVPVEIFPGEVFANTTDFDTCIRQLIPYYDEMLATIARCIPVSAERVLELGCGTGELSVKLLQNCPQATVIALDYSPRMLEYARGKIEATGYGKRWRGIVMDFGAWAAGKTAQGIGSKFDACASSLAIHHLANPMKLRLFERIRASLNPGGSFWNADPVAIESPTLSEVYQSVKEAWASDRGTTLAQVRAKMGQSNPYGYSSQDQLATLEEHWQMLKTAGFESVSVPWKYFGLAVFGGFVPK; from the coding sequence GTGAGCGATCGCGTGCCAGTCGAAATTTTTCCCGGTGAAGTTTTTGCTAATACTACCGATTTTGATACCTGTATCCGCCAACTAATTCCTTATTATGACGAAATGTTAGCTACGATCGCTCGCTGCATACCCGTTAGTGCCGAGCGAGTTCTAGAATTGGGCTGCGGAACGGGTGAATTGAGCGTCAAGCTGCTGCAAAACTGTCCCCAGGCAACCGTAATTGCCCTCGATTACTCTCCTCGCATGCTCGAATATGCTCGTGGCAAAATCGAAGCGACTGGCTATGGAAAGCGCTGGCGTGGAATCGTAATGGATTTTGGCGCTTGGGCGGCAGGCAAAACGGCACAAGGAATTGGGAGTAAGTTTGATGCCTGCGCTTCCTCTTTAGCCATTCACCATCTCGCCAATCCAATGAAATTAAGACTTTTCGAGCGGATTCGAGCCAGTCTCAATCCGGGCGGGAGTTTCTGGAATGCAGATCCCGTGGCGATCGAGTCCCCCACACTATCAGAAGTCTACCAGAGCGTCAAGGAAGCATGGGCGAGCGATCGCGGAACGACGCTGGCACAGGTACGCGCCAAGATGGGTCAGAGCAATCCCTACGGCTATTCTAGTCAAGACCAATTGGCGACATTAGAAGAGCATTGGCAAATGTTGAAAACGGCAGGGTTTGAATCAGTGTCGGTGCCCTGGAAATATTTCGGATTGGCTGTTTTCGGTGGTTTTGTTCCCAAATAG
- a CDS encoding glycosyltransferase — protein sequence MNDSLLPVPSGALQIPERPYLVDSAEQEPIEFSLVLPTFKESQNIASIVQILTQLLDDYLPGQYELIVVDDDSPDLTWKIALELLPYYPQLRVMRRQTERGLSTAVVRGWQVARGKILGVIDADLQHPPEVLLQLLQEMGHGADLAVASRHVEGGGVSEWSAVRRFLSRGAQMLGLVILPEVIGRLSDPMSGYFMVRRSAIIGKQLSPVGYKILIEVAARGKIRWIAEAGYVFRERVAGESKVTWKQYVEYIQHLLRLRFSLWPVERFFRFGVVGFSGVFVDMGVLYLLSDPSMLALPLTRSKIIASELAIINNFLWNDFWTFGDISRRQPGKRQRLKRLIKFNVICLAGLILNVLLLNLFFNVFGIDRYVANLMAIAIVTVWNFWFNLKLSWRVTDVEK from the coding sequence ATGAATGATTCTCTTTTACCTGTTCCCTCTGGAGCTTTACAAATCCCCGAAAGACCTTATCTTGTCGATAGCGCCGAACAGGAGCCTATTGAGTTTTCCCTTGTTCTTCCCACCTTTAAAGAAAGTCAAAATATTGCCAGCATCGTCCAAATTTTGACCCAACTCCTAGATGACTACCTTCCGGGACAGTACGAATTAATCGTCGTCGATGACGATAGTCCCGATCTAACCTGGAAAATCGCGCTAGAGTTGCTTCCCTACTATCCCCAACTGCGAGTCATGCGCCGACAAACCGAACGAGGACTTTCCACTGCAGTCGTGCGCGGTTGGCAAGTCGCAAGGGGAAAAATTCTTGGGGTAATCGATGCCGACTTGCAGCATCCGCCAGAGGTATTGTTGCAACTGCTGCAAGAAATGGGACACGGCGCAGATTTGGCAGTTGCCAGTCGCCACGTCGAGGGTGGCGGGGTGAGCGAATGGAGTGCCGTGCGGCGGTTTTTGTCTCGCGGCGCACAGATGCTGGGATTGGTTATCTTACCCGAAGTCATTGGTCGCCTGTCCGATCCTATGAGCGGCTACTTTATGGTGCGTCGCAGCGCCATTATTGGCAAACAATTGAGTCCGGTAGGTTATAAAATTCTTATTGAAGTTGCTGCTCGTGGAAAAATCCGCTGGATTGCCGAAGCGGGTTACGTGTTTCGGGAGCGCGTCGCTGGGGAAAGCAAGGTTACTTGGAAACAATATGTCGAGTATATTCAACACCTGCTGAGGTTGCGCTTTTCTTTGTGGCCCGTCGAGCGATTTTTCCGCTTTGGAGTTGTCGGATTTAGCGGCGTATTTGTGGATATGGGAGTGCTGTACTTGCTCAGCGATCCTAGTATGCTTGCGTTGCCTCTCACGCGCAGCAAAATTATTGCCTCAGAGTTGGCAATTATTAATAATTTTCTCTGGAATGATTTCTGGACGTTTGGCGATATTTCTCGCCGACAACCGGGCAAGCGTCAGCGATTAAAACGGTTAATTAAGTTTAATGTTATCTGTTTGGCTGGATTAATTCTTAATGTTTTACTATTAAATTTATTTTTTAATGTTTTTGGGATCGATCGCTACGTGGCAAATTTAATGGCGATCGCGATCGTTACGGTTTGGAATTTCTGGTTTAACCTCAAGCTGAGTTGGCGAGTAACCGATGTAGAAAAATAA
- a CDS encoding pentapeptide repeat-containing protein: MQRIILATLAIIIPLLLITQVKAENPAHVEQLLATGECPRCDLSKADLSAAHLIGADLREANLSGANLTEANLEGADLTGANLQGANLTKAFVTNATFENANLNRVNFTEAMVYDVDVKGASMEQLNLMNAEIYNTNIGVGGE, from the coding sequence ATGCAACGGATAATTTTAGCGACTCTAGCTATAATAATACCTCTATTGTTGATAACTCAGGTAAAAGCAGAGAATCCAGCCCATGTAGAACAATTGCTAGCTACCGGAGAGTGTCCCCGCTGCGATCTGAGCAAAGCTGATTTGAGTGCTGCCCATCTTATTGGTGCGGATTTGAGAGAAGCCAACTTGTCTGGGGCAAACCTAACTGAAGCTAATCTCGAAGGTGCGGATTTAACTGGTGCTAATCTACAAGGAGCTAATTTAACTAAGGCTTTTGTGACTAATGCAACCTTTGAGAACGCGAATCTTAACCGAGTTAACTTCACAGAAGCTATGGTTTACGATGTTGACGTGAAGGGAGCTTCGATGGAGCAACTCAATTTGATGAATGCTGAGATTTATAATACCAATATCGGCGTTGGTGGAGAATAA
- a CDS encoding 6-pyruvoyl-tetrahydropterin synthase-related protein yields the protein MSRIVRFPPHSPVRRYLVEGGIILLLALATAIVNWKMIRDGINGMADLKWHIPWLQHFSKQLAEGIWYPRWLAGTNYGYGSPTFVFYAPLVYYIGSLLKFSCLNTEDTIIALFSLAIFLYGLNFYIYGRNRWGIFAAFVGALAYMTVPYIALDIYYRGGVASMFAQAWIPLIWWLTEKTLAKSKWGIGLAISWAMMALTHTASLLLCFIFWLPYTLIFLLHRSWKAVLATIIFAGIGLGMASLYLLPAIVEKSFVNTENMKEFLGGYRAALLGSGIPLFPLKITQLVNISYIFIHQLLAIAILTIIALVFCRKNKAIIRETWGWLAFAIAIAFMMSSLSTLIWQSSSMLQSVQFPWRLLQLFSFVGAALCGAVVSGILKLRSPFKLLLSLIIIGILLLNFRYSYKLSRQFITLRNPGKGSIAHLEYIKIALDDPYTDKLRDVREYRPLLKGGNSSPPEPLIGQPRVSLKSGKADIQIERWDSYYRRFEVIAKEPSTIRIRTYYYPAWHLYLNQKSHPIAMANDGTMELKLEPGSHEVELGYQWTPAFIAGMILSFLSAAALVFLWIKSSKIQIDNMRDKL from the coding sequence TTGTCTAGGATAGTTAGATTTCCTCCTCATTCGCCAGTTCGACGCTATTTAGTTGAAGGAGGAATCATTCTCCTTTTAGCTTTAGCAACCGCGATCGTCAACTGGAAGATGATTCGCGATGGCATCAATGGCATGGCAGATTTAAAATGGCATATTCCCTGGCTGCAACATTTTTCTAAACAACTTGCAGAAGGGATTTGGTATCCCCGCTGGCTAGCAGGCACCAACTACGGGTATGGCAGTCCCACATTTGTCTTCTATGCGCCCCTAGTCTACTACATCGGTTCGTTGCTGAAATTCAGCTGCTTAAATACTGAAGATACGATTATTGCTTTATTTTCTTTGGCAATTTTCTTATATGGTTTGAATTTTTATATTTATGGTCGAAATCGCTGGGGAATATTTGCTGCTTTTGTTGGTGCATTAGCATACATGACCGTCCCTTATATAGCCTTAGATATTTACTATAGAGGCGGAGTTGCCTCGATGTTTGCACAGGCATGGATTCCTCTCATTTGGTGGCTAACCGAAAAGACTCTAGCAAAATCAAAATGGGGAATTGGTTTAGCGATTTCTTGGGCGATGATGGCTTTGACTCACACGGCAAGTTTATTGCTTTGCTTTATTTTTTGGCTGCCTTATACGCTCATTTTTCTGCTTCATCGATCCTGGAAGGCTGTATTAGCAACAATTATATTTGCTGGCATTGGTTTGGGAATGGCATCTTTATACTTACTGCCAGCAATTGTTGAAAAGTCCTTCGTCAACACTGAAAATATGAAAGAATTCTTGGGAGGATATCGAGCTGCTTTACTTGGCTCTGGCATTCCACTCTTTCCTCTAAAAATTACTCAATTGGTGAACATTTCTTATATTTTTATCCATCAGTTATTGGCGATCGCGATTTTAACCATTATTGCTTTAGTCTTCTGTCGTAAAAATAAGGCAATTATTCGAGAAACTTGGGGTTGGCTTGCTTTTGCGATCGCGATCGCCTTTATGATGAGTTCGCTGTCTACACTGATTTGGCAATCTAGTAGCATGCTACAATCGGTTCAATTTCCTTGGCGGTTATTGCAGCTTTTTTCATTTGTGGGAGCTGCTTTATGTGGGGCTGTAGTTAGCGGTATTCTTAAGCTTCGATCGCCTTTCAAGCTATTATTATCGTTAATTATTATTGGAATTCTTTTACTAAATTTTAGATATTCTTATAAACTTTCCCGTCAATTCATTACTTTGCGAAATCCAGGGAAAGGAAGCATTGCCCATTTAGAGTATATTAAAATAGCCCTTGACGATCCCTATACAGATAAATTGAGAGATGTTAGAGAATATCGCCCTTTACTAAAGGGGGGTAATTCATCTCCTCCCGAACCCCTCATCGGACAACCGCGAGTTTCCCTAAAAAGCGGTAAAGCAGACATCCAAATCGAGCGGTGGGATAGTTACTATCGAAGATTTGAGGTAATAGCCAAAGAGCCTTCAACTATTAGGATACGAACCTATTATTATCCTGCTTGGCATTTATATTTAAATCAAAAATCTCATCCAATTGCAATGGCTAACGATGGAACGATGGAACTGAAATTAGAGCCAGGTTCTCATGAAGTAGAATTGGGCTATCAATGGACTCCTGCGTTTATTGCAGGCATGATTTTAAGTTTTTTAAGTGCTGCGGCCTTAGTTTTTTTGTGGATTAAAAGTTCAAAAATTCAAATCGATAACATGAGGGATA